Proteins from one Xenorhabdus griffiniae genomic window:
- a CDS encoding LCI fold-containing protein, which translates to MFKKLLAVGALAAGALLSSNAMALSKCENAERPVNIGGNLYQMYVVNPTSNFANYFEKYGIKWYFKGKVGQNGACEYNGKKAYQAYYEGRK; encoded by the coding sequence ATGTTTAAGAAATTATTGGCGGTTGGGGCATTAGCCGCAGGTGCTTTGTTGAGTAGTAATGCTATGGCATTAAGTAAATGTGAGAATGCAGAAAGACCAGTAAATATTGGTGGTAACCTGTATCAAATGTATGTTGTTAATCCTACAAGTAATTTTGCAAATTACTTTGAAAAGTATGGTATTAAATGGTATTTTAAAGGAAAAGTCGGACAAAATGGGGCGTGTGAATATAATGGAAAGAAAGCCTATCAAGCTTATTATGAAGGAAGAAAATAA
- a CDS encoding M91 family zinc metallopeptidase, with protein sequence MLRPTVLTLSLQPHKNEIHYQENFRMKWFYNNQGVSFVSYNSEQMKWLNEAMEEIKSSLTGRQLLQRIDAALRSKQLKLSIHLNTQYTGVKAQEDHYAGSYLGTKSDFYCNLRQNNQMRKDERVKENACIVFHELLHVLHNLEGKRLVNSELNQGFHPLLLEEAKTVGLGKYSAGSLSENAFRYEKGYPRRTFYQHYNDITVNDDGTVRKGPDNHISKFPPLYFT encoded by the coding sequence ATGCTACGTCCTACTGTTTTGACATTATCATTGCAACCGCACAAGAATGAAATTCATTATCAAGAAAACTTCAGGATGAAGTGGTTTTATAATAATCAAGGTGTTTCTTTTGTTAGCTATAATAGTGAACAAATGAAGTGGCTTAATGAGGCAATGGAAGAAATAAAATCATCGTTAACAGGCCGTCAGTTGCTTCAGCGTATCGACGCAGCATTAAGAAGTAAACAACTTAAGTTATCTATTCATCTCAATACCCAATATACAGGCGTTAAAGCACAAGAAGATCATTACGCTGGCAGTTATCTGGGAACGAAATCTGATTTTTATTGCAATCTTAGACAAAATAATCAAATGCGCAAGGACGAAAGGGTAAAAGAAAATGCATGTATTGTATTTCATGAGCTGCTCCATGTCCTTCATAATCTAGAAGGAAAACGTCTCGTGAACAGCGAGTTAAACCAAGGTTTCCACCCTCTTCTGCTTGAAGAAGCAAAAACTGTTGGCTTAGGGAAATACTCTGCTGGAAGCCTTTCAGAAAACGCATTCAGATATGAAAAGGGATATCCCCGCAGAACCTTTTATCAACATTATAATGATATTACTGTAAATGACGATGGTACTGTAAGAAAAGGACCAGACAATCATATATCCAAATTCCCACCTCTTTACTTTACATAG
- a CDS encoding ABC transporter ATP-binding protein, whose translation MDTINSIHPTIPISPVINMQRLTRVYQQGGENPIPVLKNITTQIYAGQSCAIVGTSGSGKSTLLNILGLLDKPTTGEYFLCGVDMSTADTDLRARMRNKEIGFVFQSFHLLAGMTATENVALPLLYRGIPASQAHKIAKEKLHLVGLSHRATHYPADLSGGQRQRVALARALAGDPSLLLADEPTGNLDRQTAEEILLLLSSLHTDKAMTLVVITHDAMVANHMQRELRIIDGQLHETRGITIHA comes from the coding sequence ATGGATACTATAAATTCGATTCATCCCACAATACCGATATCACCTGTTATTAATATGCAGCGGTTAACCCGTGTTTATCAACAGGGTGGAGAGAACCCAATACCCGTTCTAAAAAATATAACGACACAAATTTATGCTGGTCAGAGTTGCGCTATTGTCGGAACATCAGGTTCAGGTAAAAGCACCTTACTAAACATCCTTGGTTTGCTGGATAAACCCACCACCGGTGAGTATTTTCTTTGCGGTGTTGATATGTCAACAGCTGATACTGATCTCAGAGCCAGAATGCGCAATAAAGAAATTGGTTTTGTTTTTCAAAGCTTCCATTTATTAGCCGGAATGACAGCTACAGAGAATGTCGCTTTGCCGCTTCTTTACCGCGGTATTCCTGCCTCACAAGCTCATAAAATTGCCAAAGAAAAACTGCATTTGGTTGGTCTCTCACATCGTGCTACTCACTATCCGGCAGACTTATCTGGCGGACAGCGACAACGCGTTGCGCTCGCCAGAGCATTGGCCGGAGACCCCTCGTTATTACTGGCTGATGAACCTACCGGCAATCTGGATCGCCAAACCGCAGAAGAAATTTTATTGCTACTTTCTTCTCTTCATACAGATAAGGCGATGACGCTGGTCGTAATAACCCATGATGCTATGGTTGCGAACCATATGCAGCGTGAATTACGCATCATTGACGGCCAATTACATGAAACCAGAGGGATAACAATACATGCATGA
- the pntB gene encoding Re/Si-specific NAD(P)(+) transhydrogenase subunit beta — MSNGIVTAAYIVAAILFIFSLAGLSRHESSRRGNILGIVGMAIALIATILGPDTGKIGWIILAMVIGAVIGIRLAKKVEMTEMPELVAILHSFVGLAAVLVGFNSFITHDNFASAIMENIHLTEVFLGVFIGAVTFTGSVVAFGKLRGKISSKPLMLPHRHKLNLAALIVSLLLMFTFIKTETVGLQVFTLLVMTVIALAFGWHLVASIGGADMPVVISMLNSYSGWAAAAAGFMLSNDLLIVTGALVGSSGAILSYIMCKAMNRSFISVIAGGFGTDGNSSGDDQELGEYRETTAEDVAELLKNSTSVIITPGYGMAVAQAQYPVHDITAKLREKGINVRFGIHPVAGRLPGHMNVLLAEAKVPYDIVLEMDEINDDFAETDTVLVIGANDTVNPAAQEDPSSPIAGMPVLEVWKAQNVIVFKRSMNTGYAGVQNPLFFKDNTQMLFGDAKESVEAILRAL; from the coding sequence ATGTCGAACGGAATAGTTACAGCTGCCTATATTGTTGCTGCCATTTTGTTTATTTTCAGTCTTGCTGGACTTTCCCGTCACGAAAGTTCCAGACGCGGTAACATTTTGGGTATCGTGGGTATGGCGATTGCCCTGATTGCCACGATATTAGGGCCTGATACTGGCAAAATTGGCTGGATTATTTTAGCGATGGTCATCGGTGCGGTTATTGGTATTCGTCTTGCCAAAAAAGTGGAGATGACTGAAATGCCAGAATTGGTGGCTATCCTGCACAGTTTTGTCGGTTTAGCGGCGGTTCTGGTTGGGTTCAATAGTTTTATCACTCATGATAATTTTGCCAGCGCTATTATGGAAAACATTCATCTGACAGAAGTTTTCCTTGGGGTATTTATTGGTGCTGTAACCTTTACTGGCTCAGTTGTCGCATTTGGTAAATTACGTGGGAAAATTTCTTCCAAGCCATTGATGTTGCCACATCGTCACAAACTTAATTTGGCAGCATTGATCGTCTCCTTGCTCTTAATGTTCACCTTTATCAAAACAGAAACTGTTGGCTTACAAGTTTTCACCTTGCTGGTGATGACAGTTATCGCGCTCGCTTTTGGCTGGCATTTAGTGGCCTCAATTGGCGGGGCAGATATGCCAGTCGTTATTTCCATGCTGAACTCATATTCAGGCTGGGCGGCTGCGGCAGCCGGTTTTATGTTAAGTAATGATTTGCTGATCGTCACGGGTGCCTTAGTGGGTTCTTCGGGGGCAATCCTTTCTTATATTATGTGTAAGGCGATGAACCGTTCCTTTATCAGTGTCATCGCGGGTGGTTTCGGTACAGATGGCAATTCTTCAGGTGATGATCAAGAGCTAGGCGAGTACAGAGAAACAACTGCGGAAGACGTCGCTGAACTGTTAAAAAACTCCACCTCAGTCATCATTACCCCAGGCTACGGTATGGCAGTTGCGCAAGCTCAGTATCCTGTTCATGACATTACCGCCAAATTACGAGAGAAGGGTATAAATGTTCGCTTTGGCATTCACCCCGTTGCGGGACGGTTGCCAGGTCATATGAACGTATTACTTGCCGAAGCTAAAGTTCCTTATGATATTGTCTTGGAAATGGATGAAATTAATGACGATTTTGCTGAAACGGACACGGTTTTAGTTATAGGAGCCAATGACACCGTAAACCCAGCCGCTCAGGAAGATCCTTCAAGCCCTATTGCCGGAATGCCAGTTTTGGAAGTCTGGAAAGCACAAAACGTTATTGTATTTAAACGTTCGATGAATACGGGATATGCCGGAGTACAAAATCCATTATTCTTTAAAGACAATACACAAATGCTGTTTGGCGATGCGAAAGAAAGTGTAGAAGCCATCCTTCGGGCTTTATAA
- a CDS encoding ABC transporter permease: protein MHDSNYGMSILMIWREAWRNLMATGRSTLLALSGIAIGCASVVAFVNTGHNATLAALKMFSGLDINVITADLNSYNHGIGSESITMADLTTAIPGLSSAAPWIYYPSPGRYNGKTETFTMIGSSAELEEVMQLRLRYGRFITDYDQHSPYVVIGNEVAVTLGEGEPSRILGKQIQLGNYLYTVIGIFAIKGQNPIFPFSLDSVVIAPINAMRKISPNTDLNGIIARTITTATTESDAKDLLALLKRKFPAVDINVRVAQQLLKGQTEQSKTFSFMLIGLAGISLLTGGIAISNVMLMNVSARRKEIGLRMALGARTQDIRRLFLYEAAALTLAGAILGTLAGIIVAFLFVLYSGWSFSLAPLSIPLGIGSSIMAGLISGFYPAHKASQMEPVQALRDD from the coding sequence ATGCATGATAGCAACTATGGCATGTCGATATTAATGATCTGGAGAGAAGCCTGGCGTAACTTAATGGCAACAGGGAGAAGCACTCTGCTGGCTTTATCGGGTATTGCTATTGGTTGCGCTTCTGTTGTGGCATTTGTGAATACCGGACATAACGCGACACTGGCTGCGTTGAAAATGTTCAGCGGGCTGGATATCAATGTCATTACAGCAGATCTGAATTCCTATAATCATGGGATTGGTAGTGAGTCAATTACAATGGCCGATCTGACAACTGCTATTCCGGGGTTATCTTCTGCAGCCCCCTGGATTTATTATCCTTCGCCCGGTCGCTATAACGGGAAAACAGAAACCTTTACCATGATAGGCTCCTCTGCGGAACTTGAGGAGGTTATGCAATTGCGACTTCGTTATGGCCGATTTATCACAGATTATGATCAGCATTCTCCTTATGTGGTCATTGGTAATGAAGTCGCGGTTACCCTGGGTGAAGGGGAGCCATCCCGTATACTTGGCAAACAGATTCAGCTTGGCAACTATTTATATACCGTCATTGGTATTTTCGCTATAAAAGGGCAAAACCCTATCTTTCCTTTTTCGCTAGATTCAGTGGTGATTGCGCCCATCAATGCCATGCGTAAAATCTCACCCAATACCGATTTAAATGGCATCATTGCTCGCACGATAACGACCGCAACCACAGAAAGTGATGCGAAGGATTTATTGGCCTTGCTCAAGCGCAAGTTTCCGGCAGTTGATATTAATGTTCGGGTAGCCCAACAATTACTAAAAGGGCAGACAGAACAAAGCAAAACCTTTTCTTTTATGTTGATCGGGCTAGCGGGTATTTCGCTGCTCACCGGCGGTATTGCAATTTCCAATGTGATGCTGATGAACGTTTCCGCCCGACGAAAAGAGATCGGGTTACGTATGGCTTTGGGAGCAAGAACTCAGGATATCCGGCGGCTTTTTTTGTATGAAGCAGCAGCCTTGACTTTAGCCGGCGCCATTCTTGGGACACTGGCAGGTATTATCGTCGCTTTTCTTTTTGTCCTTTATTCTGGCTGGTCATTTTCTTTAGCCCCTTTATCTATTCCTTTAGGGATAGGTAGTTCAATCATGGCGGGACTTATCTCCGGTTTTTATCCCGCACATAAAGCCTCTCAAATGGAACCCGTACAGGCATTACGTGATGATTAA
- a CDS encoding LCI fold-containing protein, which translates to MFKKLLTVGALAAGIALTGGIGSASAGTTALAKCPSQDKSHNGRVYLRYVVNPYNSFANTFTSDGIKWYFQGPSFQCSYNGTAAWAAQYKGN; encoded by the coding sequence ATGTTTAAGAAATTATTGACAGTTGGGGCATTAGCCGCAGGTATTGCATTAACTGGAGGAATTGGGAGTGCATCGGCAGGAACTACGGCACTTGCTAAATGCCCATCTCAAGATAAATCACATAATGGACGAGTATATTTGAGATATGTAGTTAATCCTTATAATTCTTTTGCTAATACATTTACAAGTGATGGAATTAAATGGTATTTTCAAGGTCCTTCATTCCAATGCTCATATAATGGAACTGCAGCTTGGGCTGCTCAATATAAAGGTAACTAA